The following coding sequences are from one Musa acuminata AAA Group cultivar baxijiao chromosome BXJ2-4, Cavendish_Baxijiao_AAA, whole genome shotgun sequence window:
- the LOC103982522 gene encoding pentatricopeptide repeat-containing protein ELI1, chloroplastic, translated as MSSATFTSALSADVGGSISHTRVPPSAVHPILPADHAVALIDRCRSARHLLELHGAVLRAGLHHHSIVDFKLQRTYSALGRLDRSLTLLRLTPNPNVFFWTAAVHAHALHGLHHEALLLFSDMLSASVEPNAFTFSSALKACPLGPGRALHAHSLKLVLNSDPYVATALLDMYARGGEVVSARRLFDAMPEKRLVSSTAMITCYAKMGDLDDARKLFDEMDERDCVCWNIMIDGYTQHGRPNEALLLFRQMLSSSTKPNEVTVISVLSAIAQQGSVGSGRWVHSYIENNPIEFNARVGTALIDMYCKCGSLEDACKVFDSIENKDVVVWNSMIGGYAMHGHSHKALELFSGLRAEGLQPTDITFIGVLNVCSHSGLIEEGREYFRSMEKDYGIEPKIEHYGCIVDLLGRAGLVDEAYELVQSMKIPPDPVIWGSLLAACRLHRNMALGEKIANFLVRNGLANSGTYILLSNIYAAVGNWEAVAQVRALMKENKVQKEPGCTSIEVANKVYEFVVGDMSHPKSEEIYTMLEELSGLLRAHGYVPQTELVLHDLEEAEKERALGVHSEKLAIAFGLISTQPGTTIKIAKNLRVCVDCHTATKLIAKITGRKIVVRDRNRFHHFVDGSCSCGDYW; from the coding sequence ATGTCTTCCGCCACCTTCACCTCCGCCCTCAGCGCCGACGTTGGCGGCAGCATCTCACACACACGCGTGCCGCCTTCCGCGGTCCACCCCATCCTTCCCGCTGACCACGCAGTCGCCCTGATCGACCGGTGCCGCTCGGCCCGCCACCTCCTCGAGCTCCACGGCGCCGTCCTCCGTGCGGGGCTCCACCACCACTCTATCGTCGACTTCAAGCTCCAGCGCACTTACTCCGCCCTTGGCCGCCTCGACCGCTCCTTGACTCTCCTCCGCCTCACCCCGAACCCCAATGTCTTCTTCTGGACTGCCGCCGTCCATGCCCACGCCCTCCATGGCCTCCACCACGAGGCCCTCCTCCTTTTCTCCGACATGCTCTCTGCCTCCGTCGAGCCCAACGCCTTCACCTTCTCCTCCGCCCTAAAGGCCTGCCCTTTGGGCCCCGGCCGTGCACTCCACGCCCACTCCCTGAAGCTCGTCCTCAATTCCGACCCTTACGTCGCCACCGCGCTCCTCGACATGTACGCCCGCGGCGGGGAGGTCGTCTCCGCCCGCCGTCTATTCGACGCAATGCCCGAGAAGAGGCTCGTTTCCTCCACGGCGATGATCACTTGCTACGCGAAAATGGGGGATTTGGACGACGCCAGGAAACTGTTCGACGAAATGGATGAGAGAGACTGTGTCTGTTGGAACATAATGATCGACGGGTACACTCAACACGGACGGCCCAACGAGGCTCTGCTACTCTTCAGGCAGATGTTATCATCATCGACGAAGCCGAACGAGGTGACAGTGATCTCGGTGCTCTCTGCTATCGCCCAGCAGGGCTCCGTTGGCTCCGGCAGATGGGTGCACTCCTACATCGAGAACAATCCGATAGAGTTCAATGCCAGAGTGGGCACCGCACTGATCGACATGTATTGCAAATGCGGCAGCTTGGAGGATGCTTGCAAGGTGTTCGACAGCATCGAGAACAAGGATGTGGTCGTTTGGAATTCGATGATTGGGGGATATGCAATGCACGGGCACAGCCATAAGGCGCTCGAGCTGTTCTCCGGACTACGTGCCGAAGGCCTCCAACCAACGGATATCACATTCATCGGAGTCCTCAATGTTTGTAGTCACTCGGGCTTAATCGAGGAAGGGCGCGAGTACTTCCGCTCGATGGAGAAGGACTACGGAATCGAGCCCAAGATCGAGCACTACGGCTGCATAGTCGATCTCCTCGGGCGAGCAGGGCTCGTCGATGAAGCATACGAGCTTGTTCAGAGCATGAAGATACCACCAGACCCTGTCATCTGGGGCTCATTATTGGCTGCATGCAGGCTTCACAGAAACATGGCTTTAGGGGAGAAGATTGCCAATTTCCTGGTTCGCAATGGCCTCGCCAACTCCGGCACATACATTCTTCTATCCAACATCTATGCTGCAGTTGGGAACTGGGAGGCCGTGGCACAAGTGAGGGCCCTGATGAAGGAGAACAAGGTGCAGAAGGAGCCTGGATGCACTTCAATCGAGGTAGCCAACAAAGTGTACGAGTTTGTGGTAGGTGACATGAGCCATCCAAAAAGTGAAGAGATCTACACCATGTTGGAGGAGCTCAGTGGGCTGCTCAGAGCTCATGGATACGTCCCGCAGACCGAGCTGGTGCTTCATGATCTCGAGGAGGCGGAGAAGGAGCGAGCGCTCGGAGTCCATAGCGAGAAGCTGGCGATCGCCTTCGGTCTGATAAGCACGCAGCCGGGGACAACGATCAAGATTGCCAAGAACCTTCGTGTTTGTGTGGATTGCCACACGGCCACCAAGCTCATCGCCAAGATTACGGGGCGCAAGATCGTCGTCCGAGATCGGAATCGGTTCCACCATTTCGTTGATGGTTCGTGTTCTTGTGGGGATTATTGGTGA
- the LOC135609249 gene encoding transcription factor RAX3-like — MGRAPCCDKANVKKGPWSPDEDAKLKSYIEHHGTGGNWIALPHKIGLKRCGKSCRLRWLNYLRPNLKRGGFSEEEDDIIFRLFVSIGSRWSVIASQLPGRTDNDVKNYWNTRLKKKLLGKHAKGAETKGDDNGGITGSPQQPAPIDHVRHELDGRFYIDAANHGSSSVMPSTVPCLVSPWLQEDSGGKALRCLNDLTTELDEILRFNSLMYSSMMEGCEGMQQLLSDAHDLV; from the exons ATGGGAAGAGCTCCCTGCTGCGACAAAGCCAACGTGAAGAAGGGACCATGGTCGCCCGACGAGGACGCCAAGCTCAAGTCCTACATCGAGCATCACGGCACCGGCGGCAACTGGATCGCGCTCCCGCACAAGATCG GGCTTAAGCGCTGCGGGAAGAGCTGCCGCCTCCGGTGGCTGAACTACCTTCGGCCTAACCTCAAGCGCGGAGGGTTCTCCGAAGAAGAAGACGACATCATATTCAGGTTGTTCGTCAGCATCGGAAGCAG GTGGTCTGTGATCGCTTCACAGTTGCCGGGGAGGACCGATAACGacgtcaagaactactggaatacAAGGCTGAAGAAGAAGCTCTTGGGCAAGCACGCGAAGGGAGCAGAAACTAAGGGAGATGACAATGGCGGGATCACTGGCTCGCCTCAGCAACCTGCTCCAATCGATCACGTACGCCATGAGCTTGATGGGAGATTCTACATTGACGCAGCAAACCATGGAAGTTCCTCTGTGATGCCGTCAACAGTTCCCTGCTTGGTTTCACCTTGGTTGCAGGAAGACTCAGGTGGTAAAGCTTTGCGATGCTTGAATGACCTCACGACCGAGCTGGACGAGATACTTCGATTCAACAGCTTGATGTACTCGAGCATGATGGAAGGCTGTGAAGGGATGCAACAGCTTCTATCTGATGCACATGACTTGGTGTAG